cttTCATAAGAAAATTTTTTCCCTTAACCTGCTCCAAAAGTAGCATTTCGcagctccgaaaattgctccaaatgtCATTTTAGCTGTCGCACCTCTGATTTTTGTGTATGCCAATGATGCAGGTCCTCGGAGAAGAGCAAGGAGGACGACTTGAGTGTAGAGAACCATGCAACACTAGAGCGGCTGCGGCAGAACCAACGGCAAGACTACCTGCGTGGTTCTGTCTCTGGCTCGGTGCAGGCCACCGACAGGCTTATGAAGGAGCTTCGAGAGGTGGGCATTATTACTGAGAAGTcgtcaacagcagagctggttaGTGCAGCTGTGAGTCTGTGAGCCACGAACAGAAAATGATGGTCACAATCCAACGTGCGCAGTCTTCGTCTTCTTGTTCGTCGCGGTCATCTTCATCTGCTTCACTCTGTAGAAATTGAGGCTAGCCCACCGCCATTGCGCGGGATTTGTCGACACTCTAACACGACTCTGAAGTGTCTCGGTCTTGTGTTGGGAATTCTGGATGAAGTAACCTGTGgttctgtgtgtgtgcgtatgttcTTGCAGCTACAGATGTGAACCACAAGATGTAGTTGGCCAAAATACTtaaaatacttaaaaaaaaaatgagctcaaAGGCTTCGAATCTTTGCAGAtctaaacaaaatatttttaaaatatcTTCTCATGGACATGCGCTCTTTCGCTTCTACTTATTTACAGCGTGCTTATTTCAGTAACCTGGCAACTGTGAGACATTTCTAAGGTGTCTGTTTTGTGGCGCAGGTGTACCGGTCGGAAAGCTACCGGCGGGGCGTCTTCTGTGTGGAGCTGGTGAATGACAGCCTGTATGAGTGGAATGTGATGCTACGCATAGTGGACTCTGACTCGCCACTGCACAGTGACCTGACCCTACTGAAGGAGAAGGAGGGCAAGGACCACATCTTGCTCAACATACTGTTCAAAGAGAACTACCCGTTTGAGCCACCCTTCATCCGTGTTGTCAATCCCATGATCACCGGTGGCTACGTGCTAGGCGGTGGTGCCATCTGCATGGAGCTGCTTACGAGACAAGGCTGGAGCAGTGCCTACACCGTCGAGGCCATCATCCTTCAAATAGCCGCCACCCTGGTCAAAGGCAAAGCCCGCATCCAGTTCAGTGGCAACAAGGTAAGCTGCTGGCGTGCAGTTTTGCAGCTTGTAGACTAATTAGAGGCTGTATGATGTGCTGCTCCCACTCTATCATCAGCTGTCCGTGGAGGAGGACTTTATCATCCATTGTGTTGTGCATCAAGGGTGTACAAAAACAGCCGAGGCATAACATTGCATAAGTATAAAGGCAGGATTTTTATGTCCCTTCAGTATTTCTTAGCACTCATATTAAACCCAATTATATTGTGCCCGATTTTTGCCTAGAATCATTCCTTGTACTAAGTACAATTTCTGAACGTTTTAATGTTACAATGACAGAATATAGTAAAAATTATAACAAACAGAAACAGCAGTGATTCCAGGAATAGTGAACTTCAAGCTGTGTAAAATGTGCCCCAGTGGTTTCATTTTCCTCGTAGCTGTCGATTAAGTGGCCATCATACATCtaaacaagttttttttaattccgGGGTGTATGAACAAGGCCACATAGTGGCTACACAATATGCTAGTACTCCCTACTAAatgcttcgccccgccgcggtggtctagtggctaaggtactcggctgctgacccgcaggtcgcgggttcgaatcccggctgcggcggctgcatttccgatggaggcggaaatgttgtaggcctgtgtgctcagatttgggtgcacgttaaagaaccccaggtggttgaaatttccggagtcctccactacggcgtctctcataatcatatggtggttttgggacgtaaaaccccacatatcaatcaatcaatccctacTAAATGCTTGGCTTTTATTTTCTAAGTCCCCAGTCGGTGCGCCAGCAGTCCACAGACGCCTCACACGGGtcttaaaaattgttttttttttaattcggagTATTTAGAGCTGAAAATTTCATGTGATATGCATTTCtcacagctgaaaacaaatacGCAAGTAGGTTTCAGTTGTCACTTCCAGATTTCAAAATATTGACTCTTCCATAAACTTACATTCTACCCACTATTTAGACGGCTTTCTCATAAAAAATTgctgcaaatcagatatggcagTGTTTTGTAAAGAACAGAGAGGGCAAAGAAACCATAATTTCATTTTTAGCTTCATTGGTTCAATATTTATGGCCTTAACAAGTAGACTCGTCAGAAATTTGAAACGGATACTTAATTATATCTCTAAATAAACTACTGTTCTTAATAAAAGTATTCTGTTTTGGTCTTGTTGCACTCATCAATATATAAGCTTTCAAACGCTGCAAAAATTATAAAAATCAACAAAATCCAACCACTAGATCAAAAGACACTGTGGGCAATGGCCTCGGACTTTATGAAAAATGTTATGAGAAATTGAGAAAAGAAGTTTATGGACACGTTGAGCATGTATATTCAACAAGTAATGGTGTAAATCAATGCATTAATGATGCTAGAAGCCATCAGGAGTGTAGTCATCAGTCTTCGAGCGCTTTTTAATTACGTGCCAGATGTTTCCATAGTTCAGATCGGCATACAACGTTTTGACGGTGCTTGCGCAGTTGTCAGTAACATGCGCGGCAGGCTTCTACGAAACAGGAATCATTCCCACTTTCACGTAATTTTTATATGTCTTTGCGTCTCTGTGAAACAttcagggtgaaaaaaaaaaaaaaaaaaagcaaggcagtTTGTACGTTTGCTGTGCGGCGCGAACCGCGAGCACGTTGATCTCAAACGGGCCGCGTGCCGCATCCCCCTCTCCCGTTCTCGGCGAGCTCCGTACAAATTTTAGTTCCCGCACTCATCACACGTCAGCACAAGTTTCGCAGCGATGCCATATTCTTGATCTCTCTTGGAAATGCTGCCAGGCTCGCATGCAATCGTTGACTCCGGCTATTGTGTCCGTGATAGCGGGAGCTGCGTTCATAATAGTGTTGTCACAGCCAGCTTTCTCCGTGTTCTCGGCGGCAGAGGGTTTCGCTCTCAGACGCCGTTTTCACTTTTCGAACGCATGAGCAGTATGGAACTTTCGATGACCGCCTACCATCGCACCGATCGCACAGCCGTCGCTTAGGCCTCGTTACAAAATGGCGTATTAGATACCGCTGTCTAGCAGACGAATCGTTTGACATCCAATAGGGAACCGGGAACTGCCCCACGTGATAGAAATGCACCAATGATGTGCGAGTATTTGGTTTTTCTTTATTCGTGATAGCTGCGTTGTTGCTAAGTGAAAAGTGTTCTTCCGCTAGGAACAGACAAAAGAAGAATAGGATTTTCAAATGAGACCAAAATGGCCACGCTACTTTGCGTGGTTCTCAGGCTCCACGGCGTCGAATATGACCGTTTTTGAGATGGTTTCGCGAGGTAAATTGGTCACGAAACTGACATTGAGACCGAATTACTCGACATATATGCATTACATGGCAATAGCATTTTAGGGACGCCTTCTTCAGGCCCTATACATTACTttaaaaaaatacttcaaggaatcgatttttcgaaaatttttcgGCCTTCAAGACTTGTGTCTCCCCTTAAGAATGGTCGTTCtgcatgcttgttttttttttttttttaccttcagaAATGCGCACACGCTATGCAGGTGATGCAATGAATTGTGTGCAGAAACCATGTGATATGCAAGAGCGCATGAGCACGCTGGTGGCTTCATGCATGACGTATTGTCTGCCATTTACTAAAATGAAATAGTTTAGGCTATCTACGAGCCACCTGGTAGCTAAAGAACAAATATCTATCCCCAAAGCACTAGCATTTAGGAATCCAGAGCCATTCGGCAGGTGTAAATCAGACACCCAATGATCCTGGCGTACCCAAAGCACATGCTTACACAGCAAATCAGAAGCTCTCCTGCTTGCGTGGTGAATCATGAACCTTGCGCTCATGTGTTTCTCTGCACTCAATAATTACAGCAGTGACCAGTGATggatttgtaccaactagcccgcctgtcaacccttctgcaattacagcagtGTACTTTGCTATCCAGTGCAAACGGGAAATTGTCAAATAAGTTGTGGTGATAAGCCTTAATGTCTGCTGACAAAAAGCGACCGGAAAGCAAAagaggcttatccacgccacgggcgaaAGTACAACACACCGGTGCCGTGCTCATGTCTCCGTGGGCAAAAAGGTCACGGCGACATGGCGCAGAAGGAAACTGTTCCTTGAGGCTATGCTGCGCGCTCTCGTGATCAGTGAATGTAGGGCCGAATTGCTAGAGCGAGGGCAAATTATGCTTGAATTGGCTTCAAAAGGCACGGTTTGGCGCAGTAAGACCACGCGTGAACACAGCGCACTGCTCTTTATCCTAGTGTTCGGAAGAGGCAACGGAAGGTAGGTGTTCGCCCGGGGCGCTAGGCACCGTTGGCGAAGTTGTCCAGGTGAGCtctaagaacaaagaaaagaagccAACAGACAGGAAAGAAACTGTACTCATCCTACTCATCCAGAACACGGAGATAATGTGTTCTGTTTAACCGGAATTCCATTCACTGAGAGGTGAATTAGGGTGCAGTACGCAGAGATGAAACCAATCCAATCAGAAGcagttgtttcatttaagcagaagttccatttaacagatttcTGCTTACTGGGAGTCTACTGTATATCAATCTGGGGTAAGTCTGGTCGCTTGATCAGCATTGCATGCTTCATAAAAACCGCTGAATTTCTGGCTGTGCCGAAACCGCATTATTGCTGCTctcaaagctgctccaaaagactgAAGCCCACTTCAACCCCAGCATGAACAAACTACACTGATGCTTCATAAAAACCGCTGAATTTCTGGCTGTGCCAAAACCGCATTATTGCTGCTctcaaagctgctccaaaagactgAAGCCAACTTCAACCCCAGCATGAACAAACTACACTGATTACAAGGTTGACATcatagcaaaaagaaaaaaaatgatggtatTATAACAGCACATCTATCAAATTCGAcaaagctgtaggcccgtgtgctcagagttcggtgcatgttaaagaaccccaggtggtcaaaatttccgaagctctccattacggcgtctcgtaatcatatggtggtttttgggatgttaaaccccacatataaatcaatcatcaacaaAGTCCGTCGACAATTCGCAAATActgccgtatttactcgattttaCCGCGCCCtggattgtaacgcgcacccggtttccacgacgaaaaaaaaagcaagacatcgattgcaacgtgcacccatttttctcgttggcccgcacgatcacgtcactcgggaaaacgactcctttcgagagcgtcttccgtttaaatatgaggtacgggggaagcttgtgcctatctgacgtgcaacggagcattgctgtcactgtagttttaccgtggcccgatgtcagcacaggaacttgcttcacccccttcttcccgacggttgtggtgccaggcatgtcgaagtaaagaggcgtctgatcggcattcccgatttgcccaagcaggtagccgttgttgtgccgcgagtttaggacgaacctctgaaaacagtgaagcttttcatcgtactcctccggaaacttttcgcatatggcCGTTCGTCTTCGGAGGGAAAAGGCTTTCCTCTTCATTAATTTatttagccagcacctgctcactttaaactggctccgcatcaGCCCTTTTTTttaggctaactgcatagcccgcacttggagcagttctgtcgtcacgggccgctgtgccgctcactgctcaatcataTACTCGCCGCAATCatagctcttcaatttgcggaaaccgaccctgctgtggtccactgaagcctttgcgtgaatctttgctgtcgtcaatcttctgcttttgtttccgccagtcccgcatgaacgtttcgggaactctgaaCGACCGTGATGCGGCCCTatttccgtccgtttcggcacacgtgatgacttttcttttaagagTCATCATGGTGCACTCATCGAGTTTTTGGAgttggcccttccatgccgtcgatgctaatgcactacaagatgacgaacacctcagcacacgtacgaagtgccgcacatgggaaacacataggcagaaatggctgttgcgccatgccaacgcacgtagggggcggccattttggaaatgtcgatggcaatagaatgaccgtattcattttttttgtactcgattctaacgcgcatgggattcatgaactcgcttaaccggaaaaaaggtgcgcattagattcgagtaattacggtattagGCAATCGCTTCCACCTTTCAATAACTCTAGGAAAATGACTGTTCTTGAAACTGTTCATGTGTGTAAAAATGGCTTTAAGTTGAGGCTGTGTTAACGTCTAGTTGAAAGAGTATTAGCATATGAGAAGTAATCATCTGAAGATAGTCGACAAGATGAAGTGACAAGAAATGAGTGCTACAGCTTCAAAGAATCGATGTCCCTATCTGGTGGATAGAAGAGGGAGTTTCAAAGAATTCATTGCTGATGAAGTTGAAAAGTTACGATCATCGCGATAGCAAATAAAACGAACTGTCCTTCTTTGAACAGATTCAATTTTGTTGATGTCGCATGTTTTATACGGCTTCCAGACACACGACGCATATTTTAGGATAGGGCATATAAGTGTTTTATACAACAGTAACTTAGTGCATTTTCGAGATTTAGATGACGTACGACGCAGGCAACCCAATTTTTTCTGTGCTTTGAATAATCAATATGCTGCGACCATTGCAAGTTCTGTGATAAGATAACCCCCAAGGTATTTCTACTCTTGTGACCAGGGAATTATTGAGTTCTCAGAAGTGTACTCGTGCGGTGACAGAGAGTGGCTGTTAGTGAATGATACCATAAAAGCGTTCTAAAAGTCAATGTGCATTTGCCAATGCCTGCACCATGCTCAAAAGCCAGTGAATGAATCCTGAAATAAGGTATGATCCAGGGGttcaacagctgcgccaatttgatacattTGCTCTGAGCTGCACCAAAACCGTGAAATCTGCTGAAATTGCGCCACGCTGTGCCAGaatgcccagccagcctcaaattttttttttcaggagcacTAATTTTGGCGTGAAATGCTGGCCATGTTGGCCACCTGCAGTTTGTGCACTTCGTGAAAGCGCGCAGATTCCAACTCTAGTGCCTAGAATGTACTTAAAATATaaccaggtaaagtaacaacgcTGTGCGCTCATCGGTCTGTTTATTGCAGCATATACCTTTTGACAGGACGAcggaacttcaagacaaaaatccATTGTTGTAGCCACCAATGCTTCGCGGGACCTAGCCTGAAAACGTGGCTATGGCTTGTTAGGAACTAAAGCTAAAAGCGTATGCTGTGCTTCCCTTGTGCGAACATGCTCGTCATGCTGCGAACACCGGCGTTGCCAGCAACCGCGTTGATTGTCTTAGCAGTGGCACACAGAACATTTTGTTTGCCTTGAAGTTGCATCATCTCGGTCGCGGTCCTGGCGATAGGTAACCTGCACCATCGCCGTGCCAACTGGCACCCGCCGTTGTTATTTTACCTGGTCGAATGCGCCTTGCAAGGGAACCGAAGCGGCACCTAACTGCTCTTGTGAAAGAAGGAAAAAGGTGGGACTttatggtggggggggggggaagggggggggggaggaaggaaGTGTAGCGGTTAAAAAATTTCTTGGCTTTGGTTCAAACTCTTGCAGAGAATGCTGCTTAAGCCACCTCCGTCCCAGTACACCGGTTTAAAAATCgtattgagatttggaaggggcaGTTAGCGCTAGTCTCTGGACATTGCACATTTTGTTCAGTTACTCATGCGCTTGTATGCCGCAGAATTCTGAGGACCAATATAATCGCTGTGTAtaaataagctactggcaatAATTTTGAGCAGTATATGACATTTCTGCTTTCCTAAAAAAACTAAATTGTGCGGCAGGTTTTTTTTCACCACCCCTACTACATTGTTTTACAAATCTCCGAAATTTCATGATCGTGAGCTTGGCAGACCCATATTTAAATTTGCAGTGTCTGTCAAATGATGTGACAGGTCAAGCATGTGCTAATATTGACTTCATTATTGTTTGAATGCTCAGTGGGATGGTTGAAAATACTAGTTTAATTGAAATAGCAGTTGTCATGTTCacactgcacaatttaggtgaACTTGAATGGtttatacatctttttttttgtttctaaatgCAAGCCTTTTTTTATACtatccaaatttggtatttcatgataaaaatgcatgttttttttcgtaacctgctccaaatttggattttagtgctccaaaagtaacattttgctgctccgaaaattgctccaaattgtatTTTGGCTGTTGCTCCCTTGTATTGGAGGTAGTTGTTCATTTTAATAACAGTTCCCATTTACTGAGTCTAATCTAGTCATGTGCTTTAAAAGTCAGAAAAGCGACAGGAAATAACTGCTGTCTACAATGCTTTTCATTTCCCGATTCCTGAACCAGTGTACTGGCTGAGCTGGTTGACATGCAACTGGGTCTTTTCTTTGCAGGCACAGTACAGCTTATCCCGTGCCCAGGCATCATTTAAGTCGCTCGTTCAGATTCACGAAAAAAATGGTAGGAGTTCACTATtccagaaattttttttattcttacttgCATACTATTTTCTTCATTGCTTGCGCTAGCATTTTCATGGTTATGTTTGTCATTGTATGCATGGCATGCACTGTGAACACATGAACAGTGATATAATGTTACAATTATAGAAGTGAAAGATAACAATGATATACTATCTTTCTGCAATCATCACAGACTTTGCTTCTTTAGTTTTTTAATTGTCACCTTGAAGTTGCCTCTAACAAAGGAATGTTTCGAGTGGTATATCATCCAGCTGGGGCAAGAAATGTCGCTTATCAAATTAGGGCGGCAATACTGCATACGATGGAACATCGATAACACGTCCCCCAGTTTCAGGAGGATCTGCATTTTATGACAAATTGGTTTGGTTCCGGCAAAATCCCCAAAGAAGTATTGCACATAAAAAATTGGTTATACAACGCGGTTTTCCGCCCACTCTGCAGCTTACGACGACTTTCAAACTTCGTCCGAAAGAAAGAAACCACCTTTACTTAAATCAAACGTCGTCCAAATATTCACGAGTGCAAAGTATAAGCTTGCATTCCCCTAGGTTGACGATTAGAAAAGTAGAGGGACAGGATGTCTTCTTggaatggaaaatttattctcctgTAGTTCGTGCTCTTTTACATAAGCCTCGTTCGCGTGCTTGCATATCTGGTGTCGTTACCTAGTAAAGCTCTATCCACACAGATTCGCTTCAGCCGGCCGAAGAGCTTATATTTTCGCGTTGTCTCGTCGTCCATGGAAACTCTTCCTGGCCGACATACAGCTGATCTGCCTTTGTCGCACTCGTCTCAGTCACAGGTTTCCGCACACataagggcatgatgcagctgttTTCACAACTTTCACTTGACGTCAACGTTCATAATAACAGCGGGACATCACTTGTTTCACTTCACAAGCGAATGAATCTGAACATGCACAACTCGGTCACGCATGAAAGCATTTGACGCAAACTCGTGGTCCGTTGCCATTATGTAATAGCAATGACACTGTCTGTTGGCAGCATGGTTTCAGTTTAGTTTTTATGCCCAGGCAGTTTTTAAGACTCTGCTGATCGCTAGAAAGATGTGGGTTGGATTTTATCTTTTTAAAGTTGACAATAAAGATTTGCTTGCACGTCCCCCTAACAAGTAATGCTGCCATTAGCTGCCACAGGCAAGAATAACTTAATTTACTTTCCTTGCAGAGGAAGCACAAGGTCTTGCTGTGGGCTTATTCAGGCGGTCTGCACCCGTTTTTTGGGCGAGGCCGAGTGTCGCTGCCTCTAATCTTAGTTCTTCGATTATACAATCCCAGGATTATAGAACCATTTTGTGTGGTTCTCTGAAAGCTGTATA
Above is a window of Rhipicephalus microplus isolate Deutch F79 chromosome 1, USDA_Rmic, whole genome shotgun sequence DNA encoding:
- the LOC119187816 gene encoding ubiquitin-conjugating enzyme E2 Q2; translation: MACLNSLKQDIRALEASFPKNHERFQVVAASVDELTCRFIGRNGKKIEIHANITETYPSTPPVWFSDTEDPSITNIVELLTNTAGRDNQLLQQVKILVTELCKVHSLPEPAELETLEYFQQSDASNLPDLLQAPQQHSEEEDETDVDDDMPMEIDDDTGSSEKSKEDDLSVENHATLERLRQNQRQDYLRGSVSGSVQATDRLMKELREVYRSESYRRGVFCVELVNDSLYEWNVMLRIVDSDSPLHSDLTLLKEKEGKDHILLNILFKENYPFEPPFIRVVNPMITGGYVLGGGAICMELLTRQGWSSAYTVEAIILQIAATLVKGKARIQFSGNKAQYSLSRAQASFKSLVQIHEKNGWFTPPKEDG